gacataaattctctttatttcttaattttgtttgcattataataataatactacatttcaagtgatcaacctaggggttctacatctttaagttgtaAATCCCATCGCGTTGttaactagaggcgaatggactgaaaatatatattgttaTTGTATATTGTTATTACTTACCCGTTCGGGTTTCCTCGGATAGTAGTTCGTTTAGATAAGGtacatttttttcctacatacttatctcacttcttaactggGCGAAACTAGGCAAAatattcacctgcccccgggcttctgaatgtcaAAGGggaactaggctctgcggaatgcacgtgtCTGTACAGGCGCTTGCTGCTTGGTCCTGAGCAACGAATACACTTTGGAAGTCGGCGATGGATGAAGAAGAGGCCGTCCCGCGCATGCGCATGTGTTGTTTTCGTCGATGCAAAGCTCTGTGCATGTCAATTGATAAATCTACCTACTTGACCAAACATCTTAGTCTACTATTTACAAAAACACTGTTGTCAACACATTGTCAAATTTCACGTCTAGGGTAGTATCCGGGCAGATTCATTCATGAACCTCTGTCGTTCTTGTCCAGGGAGTTGCCGTTTCTGgccttgagaaaaaaaaaaaacccttgggGACAAACTCTAACTATTCTGTTGGAGAAAACTTTTATGCGTAACTCTCTTCGCAGAAATAGGAgtagtggtcctgaaaaggaccgatgttaattttttgtatgtatttttaaaaaaatggctcGTTTAAGCGcgttctcctcggatacgacgtgctagctggatgtcctttggcataatggtgacgcgttttgcgtgaatAGCACACAAGTTGGTATCTTCGAAAAGGCCGACCAAATATGCCTCGCTTgcctcctgcagtgccataacggcggaactttggaagcgcaagtcggttttgaagtcttggGCAATTTCGCGAACCAAACGCTGGAACGGAAGCTTGCGGATCagtaattcggtcgacttctgatagcgacgaatttcacgcagagCAACGGTTCCCGGTCGGTAGCGATGAGGCTTCTTCACACCTCCTGTGGCTGGGGCGCTTTTCCGAGCTGCCTTCGTGGCTAGCTGCTTACgcggtgccttaccaccggtaGATTTACGAGCAGTCTGCTTGGTACGAGCCATTACAACGGGCGATACGAATACGATACGTTCTACGTTTTCTCAACGAAGCGAGCGAGGTTCTCACGGTACGAGAGCAGAGGTAGCAATATGTTGGAAAAAATGTCCGTACGTAGCTTTTATGCTCTTTATACTTGGATGTATAGTGGTGCCGACAGCTGTAGCCAATCACGACCAAGCATCGTGTGCGGATGCACCCAAGCGAGAGGGTA
This sequence is a window from Toxorhynchites rutilus septentrionalis strain SRP unplaced genomic scaffold, ASM2978413v1 HiC_scaffold_94, whole genome shotgun sequence. Protein-coding genes within it:
- the LOC129782490 gene encoding histone H3, which translates into the protein MARTKQTARKSTGGKAPRKQLATKAARKSAPATGGVKKPHRYRPGTVALREIRRYQKSTELLIRKLPFQRLVREIAQDFKTDLRFQSSAVMALQEASEAYLVGLFEDTNLCAIHAKRVTIMPKDIQLARRIRGERA